From Curtobacterium sp. SGAir0471, the proteins below share one genomic window:
- a CDS encoding carbohydrate ABC transporter permease, with product MSASTQIQPRATTPAAPARPGQRRARLRSSITRWLFVVPAAVFVAVFFGYPVVKNVLMSFQDYTTKTFFTGEAPWVGLGNYVSVFTSAVFTTSVVNTALFTAGSIVLQFVLGLGLALFFRRHFPLSGFLRGLLLLPWLLPLIASSAVWKWLLDQDSGALNQLLGVVGIGPVPWLVSPSLALIAVIGVNVWLGIPFNTTILYSGLQSVPPELYEAGALDGATGFKAFWYITWPSIRSVVSVVVVLGVVYTLKVVDIILGLTGGGPANSTQTLATNAYHQSFINFQFGIGAAVSNVLIVVSFVFAMVYIAISRKAVDE from the coding sequence ATGAGCGCCTCCACACAGATCCAGCCCCGGGCGACGACGCCCGCGGCCCCCGCCCGCCCCGGACAGCGCCGCGCGCGCCTCCGGTCGTCCATCACCCGCTGGCTCTTCGTCGTGCCGGCCGCGGTGTTCGTCGCCGTGTTCTTCGGCTACCCCGTGGTGAAGAACGTCCTGATGTCGTTCCAGGACTACACGACGAAGACCTTCTTCACCGGCGAGGCCCCCTGGGTGGGTCTCGGCAACTACGTGTCGGTGTTCACGAGCGCCGTCTTCACCACGAGCGTCGTCAACACCGCGCTCTTCACCGCCGGCTCGATCGTCCTGCAGTTCGTGCTGGGCCTCGGCCTCGCGCTGTTCTTCCGGCGGCACTTCCCGCTGTCGGGCTTCCTGCGGGGCCTGCTCCTCCTGCCGTGGCTGCTCCCCCTCATCGCCTCGAGCGCGGTGTGGAAGTGGCTGCTCGACCAGGACAGCGGCGCCCTCAACCAGCTGCTCGGCGTCGTCGGCATCGGCCCGGTCCCGTGGCTGGTGAGCCCGAGCCTCGCGCTCATCGCGGTCATCGGCGTGAACGTCTGGCTCGGCATCCCGTTCAACACGACCATCCTGTACAGCGGGCTGCAGTCGGTCCCGCCGGAGCTCTACGAAGCGGGTGCCCTCGACGGCGCGACGGGCTTCAAGGCCTTCTGGTACATCACCTGGCCGAGCATCCGTTCGGTCGTCAGCGTGGTCGTCGTGCTCGGGGTGGTCTACACCCTCAAGGTCGTCGACATCATCCTCGGCCTGACCGGCGGTGGCCCGGCGAACTCGACGCAGACCCTCGCCACGAACGCCTACCACCAGTCGTTCATCAACTTCCAGTTCGGCATCGGAGCCGCGGTGAGCAACGTGCTCATCGTCGTCTCGTTCGTGTTCGCGATGGTCTACATCGCCATCTCCCGGAAGGCGGTCGACGAATGA
- a CDS encoding sugar ABC transporter substrate-binding protein, whose amino-acid sequence MKPGFRSTSRRGRALVGVAAIVATVPLVLAGCSGSGNASSSGGGGKTLTIEDYYDANYDPVYQQCAKDVGVEVKINHVAGAGLISKVLQQASSRTLPDVLMLDNPDVQQIAASGALSDLADYGLDADDDVPGVKGANTYEGKLYGLQPNTNSIALYYNKKLLADAGVQPPKTWDELKEAAKKLTNGSTYGFAMSNINTYEGTWQFLPFFWSNGGDEKDIATPEAAQALQLVQDLQEDGSMSKSSINWAQADVNNQFIAGKAAMMINGPWQLPALKKAKDLEFDSVPIPTRTGSETVAPLGGEAFTVPQTGNEDTMQLAGKFVGCLNSDKMQAVLAGVSGNVPTNLEVGKQWAADHADVASFVTTVQTARARTGELGPDWPKAATKIYTAVQLALTGKADPEQALEQAQSQNQ is encoded by the coding sequence ATGAAGCCTGGTTTCCGCTCCACGTCCCGCCGGGGCCGCGCCCTCGTCGGCGTCGCCGCGATCGTCGCGACGGTCCCCCTCGTCCTGGCCGGGTGCTCCGGCTCCGGCAACGCGTCGTCGTCCGGCGGCGGCGGGAAGACCCTCACGATCGAGGACTACTACGACGCGAACTACGACCCCGTGTACCAGCAGTGCGCGAAGGACGTCGGCGTCGAGGTGAAGATCAACCACGTCGCCGGTGCCGGCCTCATCTCGAAGGTCCTGCAGCAGGCGTCGTCGCGCACCCTGCCCGACGTGCTCATGCTCGACAACCCCGACGTGCAGCAGATCGCCGCCTCGGGCGCACTGTCCGACCTCGCCGACTACGGCCTCGACGCGGACGACGACGTCCCCGGCGTCAAGGGTGCGAACACCTACGAGGGCAAGCTCTACGGGCTGCAGCCGAACACGAACTCCATCGCGCTGTACTACAACAAGAAGCTGCTCGCCGACGCGGGCGTCCAGCCCCCGAAGACGTGGGACGAGCTCAAGGAGGCGGCGAAGAAGCTCACGAACGGGTCGACGTACGGCTTCGCGATGAGCAACATCAACACCTACGAGGGCACCTGGCAGTTCCTGCCCTTCTTCTGGTCGAACGGCGGCGACGAGAAGGACATCGCCACGCCCGAGGCCGCTCAGGCGCTGCAGCTCGTGCAGGACCTGCAGGAGGACGGCTCGATGTCGAAGAGCTCGATCAACTGGGCCCAGGCCGACGTCAACAACCAGTTCATCGCCGGCAAGGCCGCGATGATGATCAACGGTCCGTGGCAGCTGCCCGCCCTGAAGAAGGCGAAGGACCTGGAGTTCGACAGCGTCCCGATCCCGACCCGCACCGGCTCCGAGACCGTCGCGCCGCTCGGTGGCGAGGCGTTCACCGTCCCGCAGACGGGCAACGAGGACACCATGCAGCTCGCCGGCAAGTTCGTCGGCTGCCTGAACAGCGACAAGATGCAGGCCGTCCTCGCCGGGGTCAGCGGCAACGTGCCGACCAACCTCGAGGTCGGCAAGCAGTGGGCCGCCGACCACGCCGACGTCGCGTCCTTCGTGACCACGGTGCAGACCGCCCGCGCCCGCACCGGTGAGCTCGGACCGGACTGGCCCAAGGCCGCCACGAAGATCTACACCGCCGTCCAGCTCGCGCTGACCGGCAAGGCCGACCCCGAACAGGCGCTCGAGCAGGCGCAGTCCCAGAACCAGTAG
- a CDS encoding LacI family DNA-binding transcriptional regulator, whose amino-acid sequence MATMQQVADRAGVSIATVSFVVNGTKYVTPATTAKVTAAMRELKFRGNVVARALASRRTRIVALLFPTTGNRFSPTTSEFFMNAAERASERGYHLVLWPVDPAGDDLDDLVSGGLVDGVVLMEVRMDDPRVVKLSELGVPFTLIGRTRDAAELPYVDIDFETTIEDGLDHLQGLGHRRFGLVLENLEGTPMAGYAPHLRVEDTFRRSVVERGCAGSVVYAGPGSEGGRDAARRLLEADPDVTAVLVMKDDSSAGLLVGLYAAGRRVPDDVSVLSIASSAAAGDQHHPRLSTMIAPGRELGVRAADALIDRLDGTSTELPHFLLPCVLRPAESTAAAPSR is encoded by the coding sequence ATGGCCACGATGCAGCAGGTCGCCGACCGCGCAGGCGTCTCCATCGCGACGGTGTCGTTCGTGGTGAACGGCACGAAGTACGTCACGCCGGCGACCACGGCGAAGGTCACGGCGGCGATGCGCGAGCTGAAGTTCCGCGGCAACGTCGTGGCGCGGGCGCTCGCGAGTCGACGGACCAGGATCGTCGCGCTGCTGTTCCCGACCACGGGCAACCGGTTCAGCCCGACCACGTCGGAGTTCTTCATGAACGCCGCGGAGCGGGCCTCCGAGCGGGGGTACCACCTGGTGCTCTGGCCGGTCGACCCGGCAGGCGACGACCTCGACGACCTGGTCTCCGGCGGCCTCGTCGACGGCGTCGTGCTCATGGAGGTGCGGATGGACGATCCGCGCGTCGTCAAGCTGTCCGAGCTCGGGGTCCCGTTCACGCTGATCGGTCGGACACGCGACGCCGCGGAGCTGCCGTACGTCGACATCGACTTCGAGACCACGATCGAGGACGGCCTCGACCACCTGCAGGGTCTCGGGCACCGGCGCTTCGGGCTCGTGCTCGAGAACCTCGAGGGCACGCCCATGGCCGGGTACGCGCCGCACCTGCGGGTCGAGGACACCTTCCGCCGCTCGGTGGTCGAGCGCGGCTGCGCGGGCAGCGTCGTGTACGCCGGACCCGGCAGCGAGGGCGGCCGCGACGCCGCTCGGCGCCTGCTTGAGGCGGACCCCGACGTAACCGCGGTGCTCGTCATGAAGGACGACTCGTCCGCCGGTCTGCTGGTCGGGCTGTACGCCGCGGGTCGACGCGTACCGGACGACGTCTCGGTGCTGAGCATCGCGTCGTCCGCCGCCGCGGGGGACCAGCACCACCCGCGGTTGTCGACGATGATCGCGCCGGGTCGCGAGCTCGGCGTCCGTGCGGCGGACGCGCTGATCGACCGCCTCGACGGCACGTCGACCGAGCTCCCGCACTTCCTGCTGCCCTGCGTGCTCCGCCCCGCCGAGTCGACCGCCGCCGCGCCCTCGCGCTGA
- a CDS encoding ABC transporter substrate-binding protein → MAIDRRLFLLGGAGVLLLAGCSTRPERTTVEEWPTDPPEGDVTISWWAGQVASKDGGDLRRRLIAEFQKEHPNIRVRIVSAPSDTDTNRTSLTTQIAAGSPTPDVYLGDVAWPGQFAKNKLATPVNRLVGEDFFEQFPEGLRLAASVDGTYYMFPLYIDESFFLYRQDLLDKHGFQVPRSWEEVKDTAAKLVDTGDVDYGLAFQGDVYEGLTCNVTEFVADAGGSLLNDDLTAPATTSSETKRAFEFMRSLITDGAAPRATLTYQEQDTNDAFAGGRAAFLRNWSYAWGIANGPDSAVAGKVGLAARPTFDGMDEHHSTIGGWGNYINPHTQQPAAALTFAAWMSSETAQQFLTREGGVLPARSASLVSDDAKRQNRPTYDTAAGITLVPRPTSTAYYPKVSQGVYQNGNSILGGQASVDGGTRSMASAISLALTGDAL, encoded by the coding sequence ATGGCAATCGACCGCAGGCTCTTCCTGCTCGGGGGCGCGGGGGTGCTGCTGCTCGCCGGCTGCTCCACCCGGCCGGAGCGCACCACCGTCGAGGAGTGGCCCACCGACCCGCCCGAGGGCGACGTCACGATCAGCTGGTGGGCGGGGCAGGTGGCCTCGAAGGATGGCGGTGACCTCCGCCGCCGGCTCATCGCGGAGTTCCAGAAGGAGCACCCGAACATCCGCGTCCGCATCGTCAGCGCCCCGAGCGACACCGACACGAACCGCACCAGCCTGACGACGCAGATCGCCGCGGGCAGTCCGACGCCGGACGTGTACCTCGGCGACGTCGCGTGGCCCGGGCAGTTCGCGAAGAACAAGCTGGCGACCCCGGTGAACCGGCTCGTCGGCGAGGACTTCTTCGAGCAGTTCCCGGAGGGGCTCCGCCTGGCCGCGAGCGTCGACGGGACCTACTACATGTTCCCGCTCTACATCGACGAGTCGTTCTTCCTGTACCGGCAGGACCTGCTCGACAAGCACGGGTTCCAGGTCCCGCGCTCGTGGGAGGAGGTCAAGGACACCGCCGCGAAGCTCGTGGACACGGGCGACGTCGACTACGGGCTCGCGTTCCAGGGCGACGTCTACGAGGGCCTGACCTGCAACGTGACCGAGTTCGTCGCGGACGCCGGCGGGTCGCTGCTCAACGACGACCTGACGGCGCCGGCGACGACGAGCTCGGAGACCAAGCGTGCGTTCGAGTTCATGCGCTCGCTCATCACCGACGGCGCCGCGCCCCGAGCGACCCTGACGTACCAGGAGCAGGACACCAACGACGCCTTCGCGGGCGGTCGCGCCGCGTTCCTGCGCAACTGGTCGTACGCCTGGGGCATCGCGAACGGCCCGGACTCGGCCGTCGCCGGCAAGGTCGGCCTCGCGGCCCGCCCGACGTTCGACGGGATGGACGAGCACCACTCGACGATCGGCGGCTGGGGGAACTACATCAACCCGCACACCCAGCAGCCCGCGGCGGCGCTGACCTTCGCGGCGTGGATGTCGAGCGAGACGGCGCAGCAGTTCCTCACCCGCGAGGGCGGTGTCCTGCCGGCCCGCAGTGCGAGCCTGGTCAGCGACGACGCGAAGCGGCAGAACCGGCCGACCTACGACACCGCGGCGGGCATCACGCTCGTGCCCCGACCGACCTCGACGGCCTACTACCCGAAGGTCTCGCAGGGCGTCTACCAGAACGGCAACAGCATCCTCGGCGGCCAGGCCTCGGTCGACGGCGGCACCCGGTCCATGGCCTCGGCGATCTCCCTCGCCCTGACCGGGGACGCACTGTGA
- a CDS encoding carbohydrate ABC transporter permease, with the protein MERVRARGAWGFAAPALLVVAAVTIFPVVYSIVLSFADVEIGYDGFSIQGFGLGNYAALLQSADWYRALGFTVLYTVVTVFVELVLGMLVALVLERLGVTRGWMLALLLVPWSLVTIVNAQLWKYIYDSTYGVATWFFGLFGDAPVILGEPVPAITGLMVADIWKTTPFVAIILLAGLVQISEDHYEAAELDGASTWQTFWRVVLPQLTPTLTIAVLFRILQAFGVFDLPFVLTNGGPGTATQSLAIMGYKVLFQDINIGPGAAIATSTAVIVAVGCLLFLRAFRNQAKGGDA; encoded by the coding sequence ATGGAGCGGGTGCGGGCCCGCGGCGCGTGGGGCTTCGCGGCCCCGGCGCTCCTGGTCGTCGCGGCGGTCACGATCTTCCCGGTCGTCTACTCGATCGTCCTGAGCTTCGCGGACGTCGAGATCGGCTACGACGGCTTCTCGATCCAGGGCTTCGGCCTCGGCAACTACGCGGCACTGCTGCAGAGCGCCGACTGGTACCGGGCGCTCGGCTTCACGGTGCTCTACACGGTCGTCACGGTGTTCGTGGAGCTCGTGCTCGGCATGCTCGTCGCCCTGGTGCTCGAACGGCTCGGCGTCACCCGTGGGTGGATGCTCGCGCTGCTCCTCGTGCCGTGGTCGCTCGTCACGATCGTCAACGCGCAGCTGTGGAAGTACATCTACGACTCGACGTACGGCGTCGCGACGTGGTTCTTCGGCCTCTTCGGCGACGCCCCCGTGATCCTCGGCGAACCCGTGCCGGCGATCACGGGCCTGATGGTCGCGGACATCTGGAAGACGACACCGTTCGTCGCGATCATCCTGCTCGCCGGGCTCGTGCAGATCTCCGAGGACCACTACGAGGCTGCCGAGCTCGACGGTGCGAGCACGTGGCAGACGTTCTGGCGCGTGGTGCTCCCACAGCTCACCCCGACGCTGACGATCGCGGTGCTCTTCCGCATCCTGCAGGCGTTCGGCGTCTTCGACCTGCCGTTCGTGCTGACGAACGGCGGGCCGGGCACCGCCACCCAGTCGCTCGCGATCATGGGCTACAAGGTGCTCTTCCAGGACATCAACATCGGACCGGGCGCCGCGATCGCGACCAGCACCGCGGTCATCGTGGCCGTCGGGTGCCTGCTCTTCCTGCGGGCGTTCCGGAACCAGGCGAAGGGAGGGGATGCCTGA
- a CDS encoding carbohydrate ABC transporter permease has protein sequence MPRQRVRKGWRKWVNTVNVSGVVIAVLTALPLYWLVSTSLKPSSEIAQSPPTAVPQALTFDNFVVAFRDNALGQYMVNSVVVAVSTTVIVLALSFLAGYALAGRWIKGRTAIMTSLLMLSVFPAIAVLTPLYLLERNLGLLNSYPGLIVPYVAFNLPFAIWIMRNYLQGIPSTIEEASEIDGAGAWRTVLSVILPMAKPGLFTVGVFTFTASWSEFLMALTFNSENSFRTIPVGIALFGTQFTVPFAQIFAASVAATIPIVILVLVFRRSIVSGLTSGAVKG, from the coding sequence ATGCCCCGTCAACGTGTCCGCAAGGGCTGGCGGAAGTGGGTGAACACCGTCAACGTCAGCGGTGTCGTCATCGCCGTGCTCACCGCGCTGCCGCTCTACTGGCTCGTCTCCACGTCGCTCAAGCCGTCGTCGGAGATCGCGCAGTCGCCGCCGACCGCGGTCCCGCAGGCGCTGACGTTCGACAACTTCGTCGTGGCGTTCCGCGACAACGCCCTCGGGCAGTACATGGTGAACAGCGTGGTGGTCGCGGTGTCCACCACGGTGATCGTGCTCGCGCTGTCGTTCCTCGCCGGGTACGCGCTGGCGGGCCGGTGGATCAAGGGCCGGACGGCGATCATGACCTCGCTGCTCATGCTGTCGGTGTTCCCGGCGATCGCGGTCCTGACACCGCTGTACCTGCTCGAGCGGAACCTCGGGCTGCTGAACTCGTACCCGGGCCTGATCGTGCCGTACGTCGCGTTCAACCTGCCGTTCGCCATCTGGATCATGCGGAACTACCTGCAGGGGATCCCCTCGACCATCGAGGAGGCCTCCGAGATCGACGGCGCCGGCGCCTGGCGCACTGTGCTGTCGGTGATCCTGCCGATGGCGAAGCCCGGGCTCTTCACGGTCGGGGTGTTCACCTTCACCGCGTCGTGGAGCGAGTTCCTCATGGCGCTCACCTTCAACAGCGAGAACTCGTTCCGGACCATACCCGTCGGCATCGCCCTGTTCGGCACCCAGTTCACGGTGCCCTTCGCGCAGATCTTCGCGGCGAGCGTGGCGGCGACGATCCCGATCGTCATCCTCGTGCTGGTGTTCCGCCGGTCGATCGTCTCGGGGCTCACCAGCGGCGCGGTGAAGGGGTGA
- a CDS encoding MarR family winged helix-turn-helix transcriptional regulator, with protein MSELDLTAALTRLEAAMGALRGRLRERLSVSGSDLTVLQFVARAAAADRRVRVKDLVAHLGLTSPAVTGTVDRLERAGHLCRVPNPEDGRSRYIELTPETQRAYAAAMDSTNEHLHELLSSFSERETARYVRVIDRVVEALEYGAPTP; from the coding sequence GTGAGTGAGCTCGACCTGACCGCTGCCCTGACCCGGCTCGAAGCCGCCATGGGCGCGCTGCGCGGTCGGCTGCGCGAACGGCTCTCCGTGTCCGGCTCGGACCTGACGGTGCTGCAGTTCGTCGCGCGGGCCGCCGCCGCCGACCGCAGGGTCCGGGTGAAGGACCTCGTGGCGCACCTCGGACTCACGAGCCCGGCGGTGACCGGGACGGTCGACCGGCTCGAGCGCGCGGGACACCTGTGCCGCGTCCCCAACCCGGAGGACGGTCGCAGCCGGTACATCGAGCTGACCCCGGAGACCCAGCGCGCCTACGCCGCCGCGATGGACAGCACGAACGAGCACCTGCACGAGCTCCTGTCCTCCTTCTCCGAGCGAGAGACCGCGCGGTACGTCCGCGTGATCGACCGGGTGGTCGAGGCGCTCGAGTACGGCGCTCCGACCCCCTGA
- a CDS encoding AraC family transcriptional regulator, with protein sequence MADPLIEAFGAEETIAPVRFEVSGTRPDAAVRDLGGIYAGERWSAVPSQGRFDYRYTAIGDSEVTIRRSQMHGEIRGWMPAGSADYVVTWITTGTGELEMRGERWPMLLDVPVMFPADDEYSFVTADYDQRLVHFDREFVRRVAAMRAEVADRPLRFGPRRGADESIGHRWQGALTALSRALRVGGPDSDVWQDAKVTAAEVFLDMFPPQSDSLPDVLEQPRNARLRAAVEYIHAHAAEPVSIVDLSEAAGLSVRSVQESFRRVFDVSPLTYLRQVRLDRVHEELLEAGPQAGAVGDIARRWGFAHLGRFSASYAERFGEYPKQTLRR encoded by the coding sequence GTGGCTGATCCCCTGATCGAGGCGTTCGGCGCCGAGGAGACGATCGCCCCGGTGCGGTTCGAGGTCTCCGGCACGCGGCCGGACGCAGCCGTCCGCGACCTGGGCGGCATCTACGCGGGGGAGCGGTGGAGCGCCGTCCCGTCGCAGGGGCGGTTCGACTACCGCTACACGGCGATCGGCGACAGCGAGGTCACGATCCGTCGCTCGCAGATGCACGGCGAGATCCGGGGATGGATGCCCGCTGGGTCCGCCGACTACGTCGTCACCTGGATCACCACGGGCACGGGTGAGCTCGAGATGCGCGGGGAGCGCTGGCCGATGCTCCTGGACGTGCCGGTGATGTTCCCCGCCGACGACGAGTACAGCTTCGTCACGGCGGACTACGACCAGCGGCTCGTGCACTTCGACCGCGAGTTCGTCCGGCGGGTGGCCGCGATGCGGGCGGAGGTCGCGGACCGACCGCTGCGCTTCGGCCCGCGACGCGGTGCCGACGAGTCGATCGGGCACCGGTGGCAGGGTGCCCTGACGGCGCTCTCCCGCGCGCTCCGGGTGGGCGGGCCGGACTCCGACGTGTGGCAGGACGCCAAGGTGACCGCCGCCGAGGTCTTCCTCGACATGTTCCCGCCGCAGAGCGACAGCCTGCCGGACGTGCTCGAACAGCCGCGGAACGCCCGGCTCCGTGCCGCCGTGGAGTACATCCACGCGCACGCCGCCGAGCCCGTGTCGATCGTCGACCTGTCCGAGGCTGCCGGGCTCAGCGTCCGGTCCGTCCAGGAGTCCTTCCGGCGGGTGTTCGACGTCTCCCCGCTGACCTACCTGCGCCAGGTGCGGCTCGACCGCGTGCACGAGGAGTTGCTCGAGGCAGGGCCGCAGGCCGGTGCCGTGGGGGACATCGCGCGGCGGTGGGGGTTCGCGCACCTCGGGCGGTTCTCGGCGTCGTACGCGGAGCGGTTCGGCGAGTACCCGAAGCAGACGCTGCGGCGCTGA